CTGATAAACTAAAACAAGTGTCTGATGGTTTACGCAGGGCAATTGCTAATGTTTTCAATGCTGAAAATGTAGATGTATTGCGGGGTATGGAAGGCGATGCTGCAGTTGCTTATTTTAGTGTCTTTAATAAACTAATATTGAATCATAAAGAAGAGTTTTTTATGCCCGGGAGAAACAGACGACCTCCTAAGGACAGAGTTAATTGTCTTCTTTCGTTTGTGTATACTTTATTAGTGCATGATGTTTCGTCAGCTTTAGAAGGAGTTGGATTAGATCCTCAAGTTGGATTTTTGCATAAAGACAGACCCGGCAGACCAAGTTTATCTTTAGACATAATGGAGGAGTTTAGATCTGTAATAGCCGACAGATTAGTTCTTACTTTAATAAATCTATCTCAAGTTAATGCCAATGGTTTTTCAGAATCTCCAAGCGGCGGTGTGATAATGGATGATGAAAATAGAAAGATTGTTATAGATGCATATAGAAAGAGGAAAGAAGAAGAAATATTTCATCCTTTTTTCAAAGAGAATATACATATAGGGCTTTTGTATCATGCACAGGCTTTACTTTTTGCCAGATATATAAGAGGCGATATTGATGCATATCCGCCATTTATTTGGAAATAGGATTATATTATGTTGGTTTTGATAAGTTATGATATAAGTACTATTGATGCAGGAGGACAAAAGCGGTTAAGGAGGGTTTCTAAAGAATGCTTGGATTATGGACAGAGAGTTCAGTATTCGGTATTTGAATGTGAAGTTGACCCTACTCAATGGATTTTTTTAAAGGATAAATTATTGAATACTGTAAACTTAAAAAAAGACAGTATAAGGTTTTATATGCTTGGTTCAGATTGGAAAAGAAAAATAGAACATTATGGTTGTAAAAAACCTGTTGATTTACATGGAACGTTGATAATATAAGAGTTATAAAGGAGTATAACGGTGCGAATGGTATGTAATTGATTGTTGTTTATTGGCATCGCACATTGAAAAATGAATAGAAATTAAGAATATGTCAATGGTTTTGTAATAAAAATGGGTGATTCGCATAAATTGTGAAAAATGTGTTGAATTTTTAATTATTTTTTGTTTTGCTGTCGCGCCCCGTGTGGGCGCGTGAATTGAAATGTATGTTGTGAGCGTTCCGCCGTTCACTGCATGTGTCGCGCCCCGTGTGGGCGCGTGAATTGAAATTTTTTGGGATCGGCCTGATTGCGGTACAGTGGTTGTCGCGCCCCGTGTGGGCGCGTGAATTGAAATTTACTGAAGCCCAAAACTTCGAGCAGAAAATGCAGGTCGCGCCCCGTGTGGGCGCGTGAATTGAAATCGAAATAGGTTATCGTACAAATAATGAGCAAATTGTCGCGCCCCGTGTGGGCGCGTGAATTGAAATGAAGTATGCTAGTCTTGGTAGTTCAATGTTCGGAGTCGCGCCCCGTGTGGGCGCGTGAATTGAAATCATCATAGTGCTTGTGAGTGTTTGCTTTGTTTTTGTCGCGCCCCGTGTGGGCGCGTGAATTGAAATAGTATTTTATATCTATTCCGCCCTGTGCTTACGGTGTCGCGCCCCGTGTGGGCGCGTGAATTGAAATTTTAGCTTCGCAGGACTATGATTTTGACGACGACGTCGCGCCCCGTGTGGGCGCGTGAATTGAAATCACTTATCAGGGCAATATATAACAGTTGCGGCATGTCGCGCCCCGTGTGGGCGCGTGAATTGAAATCAGCTGAACGAAAGATATACACTAAGGTTCAACGTCGCGCCCCGTGTGGGCGCGTGAATTGAAATTTGAGAATGTTGACTAAATTTCGTGGGTTATCTGGTCGCGCCCCGTGTGGGCGCGTGAATTGAAATGGAAGCCATAATAGGTAGAGTTGTGGGTGCGGTAGTCGCGCCCCGTGTGGGCGCGTGAATTGAAATCTCAAAAGACTGCTTGAGAGCGGAAACGTTTCTGGTCGCGCCCCGTGTGGGCGCGTGAATTGAAATTAATACATTCGTATCCTACTCCGTTGGCTAAAGTCGCGCCCCGTGTGGGCGCGTGAATTGAAATCTCCTGCTAAACCTCCCAACATCCCGCCTCCTCCGGTCGCGCCCCGTGTGGGCGCGTGAATTGAAATGGAACGCAAACGCACGCAAGAAAAGAACTTGACGGTCGCGCCCCGTGTGGGCGCGTGAATTGAAATACAACAGACTTGAGGATATTTACCCAACAATGTTTGTCGCGCCCCGTGTGGGCGCGTGAATTGAAATATGTTATGGTCTGCGATTTTGGCTTTAAATGCTTGTCGCGCCCCGTGTGGGCGCGTGAATTGAAATCAGTTCTCTACAGGCAACATGTGATTTGCCTCATGTCGCGCCCCGTGTGGGCGCGTGAATTGAAATCTGTTGCATAACTGCACCACAATACCTGCGTAATGTCGCGCCCCGTGTGGGCGCGTGAATTGAAATGTTTCTGTAGATGTGTTTCGCTTTTTCAAATGTGTCGCGCCCCGTGTGGGCGCGTGAATTGAAATCTTTCAGAATAATCAGGGATATTTACTATCAAAAAGTCGCGCCCCGTGTGGGCGCGTGAATTGAAATAAAATGTTATAATAAGACAAGGCACAGACACTTCGTCGCGCCCCGTGTGGGCGCGTGAATTGAAATCGTCTGTTTGAGGCAATATGCCCAGTTCTTTCTCGTCGCGCCCCGTGTGGGCGCGTGAATTGAAATATTAGTTTCTAAATCTTTCTGCAGTGCTTCAAATGTCGCGCCCCGTGTGGGCGCGTGAATTGAAATCGATTGGAAAGATACAGCTCTGGACTTTATAGGGTCGCGCCCCGTGTGGGCGCGTGAATTGAAATGTCCCATTTCTCCTGCCCGCCCTCGTAGCCTTTGTCGCGCCCCGTGTGGGCGCGTGAATTGAAATCTGCAAAGCTGTAAACACAGAAGCCAAATGGGCAGTCGCGCCCCGTGTGGGCGCGTGAATTGAAATTTCATATCCTTCTTTTGGTGCAATAAAGAATTGCGTCGCGCCCCGTGTGGGCGCGTGAATTGAAATCATCTCTAGTGCAAACAGTGCGTTTTCGTTTACCGTCGCGCCCCGTGTGGGCGCGTGAATTGAAATTACAGCTTTCTGATACAAAGCATTTATAGACTGCGTCGCGCCCCGTGTGGGCGCGTGAATTGAAATCCTAAACAACACTTCGTTTCTTTTCATTCTCTTTGTCGCGCCCCGTGTGGGCGCGTGAATTGAAATCCTCTTCAGCTGTATTTTCAAAATCAAACAATTGGTCGCGCCCCGTGTGGGCGCGTGAATTGAAATTATTTGCCTGCTTTCAGCGTAAGTAATAGAAGGAGTCGCGCCCCGTGTGGGCGCGTGAATTGAAATCAATACAGATACATCCGTACCTTTCTCAAATCTCGTCGCGCCCCGTGTGGGCGCGTGAATTGAAATTTACATAATCTGCGTAAGCTAACAGCCTGTAATGTCGCGCCCCGTGTGGGCGCGTGAATTGAAATTTGACAAATAAATAATAATATGCTTATGTGGTGTAGTCGCGCCCCGTGTGGGCGCGTGAATTGAAATTAAATATTCCGCATACATTTCGTAATAATCGTTAGTCGCGCCCCGTGTGGGCGCGTGAATTGAAATCAATAGTATCTCCATCCTCGCTCAATCCCATCTTGTCGCGCCCCGTGTGGGCGCGTGAATTGAAATCTGTGCTCTGAACATTTTGCCATCTTCTCTCTCTTGTCGCGCCCCGTGTGGGCGCGTGAATTGAAATAGCTATAAAATTATATAACCGCTGAACTCTTCCAGTCGCGCCCCGTGTGGGCGCGTGAATTGAAATAACAGTGTTTGTATGATTTCTCAAAATCTTAAAGTCGCGCCCCGTGTGGGCGCGTGAATTGAAATAATCCATTGGTCTCTATCCAGTATAGGTTTATTAGTCGCGCCCCGTGTGGGCGCGTGAATTGAAATCGCACGTAGCTTCGGCAAATGCGATTTTAGGTGTTGTCGCGCCCCGTGTGGGCGCGTGAATTGAAATTTTAAAGGCATTAAACTTGTCAAATTTTGACATAGTCGCGCCCCGTGTGGGCGCGTGAATTGAAATGCGAGTGCTTTTCCAACCGTGCGAGAAAAGATTAGTCGCGCCCCGTGTGGGCGCGTGAATTGAAATCTGCTGAATCTGAAGCAACGTATCTAAATAATAAGTCGCGCCCCGTGTGGGCGCGTGAATTGAAATTCGTGGCAGCCCCATTTCCTCATTTACTTCTGCGGTCGCGCCCCGTGTGGGCGCGTGAATTGAAATGCGCCCCGTGTGGGCGCGTGAATTGAAATTTTCGTCGCGCCCCGTGTGGGCGCGTGAATTGAAATCTCTATCAAGTGGTGCATATAACGCATACATTTGGTCGCGCCCCGTGTGGGCGCGTGAATTGAAATTGCTCTTTCTCTTGCAGTTCAGCTTGTTTTATTATGTCGCGCCCCGTGTGGGCGCGTGAATTGAAATTTTAATGAGTTTATGTTTTAGTAAAAGTAGAAGCGTCGCGCCCCGTGTGGGCGCGTGAATTGAAATTATAATATGAGTGTTCGCGGCGTTCCACATCAACAGTCGCGCCCCGTGTGGGCGCGTGAATTGAAATAGAATGCAGTTTAATGTATTGTGTGTCCGTTCCTGTCGCGCCCCGTGTGGGCGCGTGAATTGAAATAGGTACGGGAGGCAAAAATGACGCGGGAAGAGTAGTCGCGCCCCGTGTGGGCGCGTGAATTGAAATTGCTTTAAACCTTAATTTCAGCACTGATAAAAGGAGTCGCGCCCCGTGTGGGCGCGTGAATTGAAATCGTTATCTCCATATACAGGTATTCAAATATTAAGTCGCGCCCCGTGTGGGCGCGTGAATTGAAATAATCTTGAAAAGCCCTGTAAGATTAGATATGTAAAGTCGCGCCCCGTGTGGGCGCGTGAATTGAAATTTGACAAAATTGCCGACTTTTCTGATAAATTTCGCGTCGCGCCCCGTGTGGGCGCGTGAATTGAAATAGGATTTTGTTTCCATTGGTGAAGACCTTTCAGAAGTCGCGCCCCGTGTGGGCGCGTGAATTGAAATAGCCAATCGGCTGTGAAATTATTGTACCGCAAGAGTCGCGCCCCGTGTGGGCGCGTGAATTGAAATCTGTAGAATCGGACGCAATAGCTTTCCACTGGACAGTCGCGCCCCGTGTGGGCGCGTGAATTGAAATGGATGTTATAACATACTTAACTATCAGAGAAAAGGTCGCGCCCCGTGTGGGCGCGTGAATTGAAATTCCTATATGGAAGTTATATCCTAAAGTGTTGCTGTGTCGCGCCCCGTGTGGGCGCGTGAATTGAAATAACGACAACAGAAAAGACAAGTTGACTTTTTTTGTCGCGCCCCGTGTGGGCGCGTGAATTGAAATCGCAAAAGTGATATTAACTGTTCCTCTTCCGCCAGTCGCGCCCCGTGTGGGCGCGTGAATTGAAATCTCTTGAATTTATTGTAAATTTAATCAGACGTAATGTCGCGCCCCGTGTGGGCGCGTGAATTGAAATCAAATGCTTCAGGATTTCAACCCTTCGAATCCCTGTCGCGCCCCGTGTGGGCGCGTGAATTGAAATCCAGATCGCTTGATAGCCAAATGGCACATTATTAGTCGCGCCCCGTGTGGGCGCGTGAATTGAAATTATTATGCCTCGTACCGCATATCAGCAAGGTATCGTCGCGCCCCGTGTGGGCGCGTGAATTGAAATGATTAGGCACAAAGAAAAAATGTGTGTATACATGTCGCGCCCCGTGTGGGCGCGTGAATTGAAATGCGTACGAGCGTGAGCAGGCTCGTTTGAACGAGGTCGCGCCCCGTGTGGGCGCGTGAATTGAAATAATAATGCTCCAGTACCTTGAGGAACATTTAAATGTCGCGCCCCGTGTGGGCGCGTGAATTGAAATTTTCGTAGTGCGGAATAATCCGTGAACAGAATTCTGTCGCGCCCCGTGTGGGCGCGTGAATTGAAATAGGAGCAGATGGTGTGCCTACTTTCTGGTAAAGAAGTCGCGCCCCGTGTGGGCGCGTGAATTGAAATGTATTTGCCGATATTTTTCAATCAAGGTGCTGGCGTCGCGCCCCGTGTGGGCGCGTGAATTGAAATTACACCTAAACATCGTTCAGCCGCTTCCGCTTTGTCGCGCCCCGTGTGGGCGCGTGAATTGAAATATATTGACAAGTGCGATTGTAATAATACATTGTGGGTCGCGCCCCGTGTGGGCGCGTGAATTGAAATATTTAGTTTGGAAGGAAAATCCTGTAACTGGTGAGTCGCGCCCCGTGTGGGCGCGTGAATTGAAATCTTTCAGAATAATCAGGGATATTTACTATCAAAAGTCGCGCCCCGTGTGGGCGCGTGAATTGAAATTGGAGGAAATGTTCAGAGGGCGGTGTCCCCAAATGTCGCGCCCCGTGTGGGCGCGTGAATTGAAATTTTTAAAAGTATCCATAAAGATATTCTGGAGGATGTCGCGCCCCGTGTGGGCGCGTGAATTGAAATTTTAAAATAATCAGTGAATAACTGGTCCCCTTCTAGTCGCGCCCCGTGTGGGCGCGTGAATTGAAATTGATAAGCGTAAGAATTGGTATGTGAGAGAGAATGTCGCGCCCCGTGTGGGCGCGTGAATTGAAATCTGACGGAAAACCGAAAGTAGACGGACAGATATGGTCGCGCCCCGTGTGGGCGCGTGAATTGAAATTGGTACCACGGATGAGCAGCGCCCGCAACAGAAAGTCGCGCCCCGTGTGGGCGCGTGAATTGAAATGCAGATGGAACCGTCGGACGCTGTCAATTTTGAGGTCGCGCCCCGTGTGGGCGCGTGAATTGAAATAGATAGATATGTCAAAATTTGACAAGTTTAATGCGTCGCGCCCCGTGTGGGCGCGTGAATTGAAATATTCCCTGTGCCTGTAAGAAACTTCGTGCCAGGTCGCGCCCCGTGTGGGCGCGTGAATTGAAATAAGCCCTTGACAAATAAATAAAAATATGATTGTAGTCGCGCCCCGTGTGGGCGCGTGAATTGAAATATTTATTTTCAGGTGCTTGTACCTCTGGTACCTTGTCGCGCCCCGTGTGGGCGCGTGAATTGAAATTGCAAAAAGGTTTTAACATATCCAAAACAAATTTGTCGCGCCCCGTGTGGGCGCGTGAATTGAAATCGTTACCCACTCAATATTCGAGTTAAATGCTACTTGTCGCGCCCCGTGTGGGCGCGTGAATTGAAATAGGCGCAATATTATTCCGCTGGCAACGTTGCAGAGTCGCGCCCCGTGTGGGCGCGTGAATTGAAATCGAAATAAAAAACAAAAGCACAGCGGAGGCAAAAAGTCGCGCCCCGTGTGGGCGCGTGAATTGAAATCGCTCAATTACAATTTAACGATTATAGATTTTCCGTCGCGCCCCGTGTGGGCGCGTGAATTGAAATGGAACGGTAAAAAAACGGTTCGTTTTCACCGTAGTCGCGCCCCGTGTGGGCGCGTGAATTGAAATAAACTGTGCAACACGCATTCCAGGGTAGCACTTCGTCGCGCCCCGTGTGGGCGCGTGAATTGAAATTTTGTATTGGAAATCTTTAGCTTTGCCTTCTTTAAGTCGCGCCCCGTGTGGGCGCGTGAATTGAAATTTATCGCCAGC
This genomic interval from Candidatus Endomicrobiellum trichonymphae contains the following:
- the cas1c gene encoding type I-C CRISPR-associated endonuclease Cas1c; protein product: MKKLFSTLYVSTQGAYISKERENIVVSLQSKELFRAPVHLINSVVCFGNIMCSPFLLGLCAENNASVSYFTEYGRFIAKVQSPVSGNVLLRKQQYKYSDDGKFCLETAQSVLLGKLSNSRTVINRALRDHEDKISDSDKLKQVSDGLRRAIANVFNAENVDVLRGMEGDAAVAYFSVFNKLILNHKEEFFMPGRNRRPPKDRVNCLLSFVYTLLVHDVSSALEGVGLDPQVGFLHKDRPGRPSLSLDIMEEFRSVIADRLVLTLINLSQVNANGFSESPSGGVIMDDENRKIVIDAYRKRKEEEIFHPFFKENIHIGLLYHAQALLFARYIRGDIDAYPPFIWK
- the cas2 gene encoding CRISPR-associated endonuclease Cas2, which gives rise to MLVLISYDISTIDAGGQKRLRRVSKECLDYGQRVQYSVFECEVDPTQWIFLKDKLLNTVNLKKDSIRFYMLGSDWKRKIEHYGCKKPVDLHGTLII